DNA sequence from the Sylvia atricapilla isolate bSylAtr1 chromosome 15, bSylAtr1.pri, whole genome shotgun sequence genome:
ATCATGTTTATTGTCCCAGAGCCAGCCCGTTGTTCCCAAGACTTTATGGACTTTAGAATCATAGACTCTTGAAGGTTGGAAGAGACGTTTGAGATCATCCAGCAGTAGTACCACTGTAACCACGAAACACTGCCCAGCACCAGATCCAGACACCCCTTAAATGCCTCTCGGGATGGTGCCTCCAGCACGCCTCTGGGCAGCCTaacagcctttccctgtgtccccaggactgCTGTGTGAGCTACGGCGGCATGTGGTACCTTAAGGGCACGGTGCAGTCCTGACAGCGGGGCAGCGGCGTCAGCTGATCTCGGGGACGTGGAGGAGCCCGCAGCGGTGGCACAGCCGTGGCCTCGGCAGCCGGGGCGGgatctgagctgctctgggccacCGAGGGCAGCCGCCGACCTCCCAACAGCCAGAGTCTGCGTGCCTCCGAGGCGCGGCGGCGGCCAGAAGGCACCGTGGGACCCTGGCTGCAGCTTGATTAATCTGGGATTTCTAATGTATTGCAATTCTCCTTCTGTTTcgttatgaaaaataaaaccgTATAGTGACAAAGACATGATGGAAAATCATGGtctaaaactttattttgtaaGTAATgccaataaattaaaatttgtttacAAACATCCCGGTTTTTGTTAAATCCCTGGATGCTCATACTTTAGTGTGAGCATTGTCCTAGCCCTTGCAGCCCTCTTCATAGAGAGCAGGTGGTCATGTTCACGGGAATGGAAGGCCTGGGAGGGGGGGGAACAAAATCACTGTCTGTGAACTCTGTACTACATAACCATTGTTCTCACCTGTTGTCTGTGAAATGAGTTATTTGGAGAAGTACCAACATTTGAAACATGGGGAACAACTACTGGATTTCTGCTCGTGTGGGGTTGGTTTGAGGGACTTTGTGCGTTACTGTATGTGACAGAGCAAGGTTAGTAACTGAGGGCACCCTCTGGAAGGCATCCAGCTGTAGTCACCACACGGCAACCATGTAAAACCTCaatttttgtgtaatttttaaataaaattatatctCAAAGGTCAATTCTACCCCACCTTGTATTTGTCAAACAAGAAACAGAAGCTGTACCTGACTCCTTTTACATCCTGAAGGGGAGGAAGGGCAGACAGAGAGCAAAGTGCAGCGCagtccctgagctctggggctgtgcagcagcagggacagggacccaGCCCTGGTGGCTCGTCCTGAACTGGCCTTACCTGCAGTACCAGCAGGAGTATCTGCTGtgggcactgcacagcacagtcactgctgctcctgttctctgctgcagcttccatCACATGAGAAGCTCAAGGGGATTCTATTGATTTCATCTACTTATGCTCAGAAAAGGCTGAGTTGAGTTGTTGACCAAAATAAGAAGATTAAGGTAGTTAATCCAGGTAAGACTGGCTAAGAATATTGTTACCATACTTGCAGCATTTCACATTTTGGTGGAAAATGGCTATTTTTGGCCTATAAAACTACCTTATTTAGTAGCTCAGTGTAGTTTATCTGTAGTTTACCTGTGTCAATAAAATTGGGATGTGTTTTATATtcaggcagccctggctggctCTGACCCAGCGGCTGTGGCTGGAAAGCTCTCTGGGAAAGCCATGCTCCAGGAGAAGCTCTAAGAAGAGCCCAGCTTGGAGGGATTTATTGCACagcctgcacaggacagccagAGCTCGGCAATGGCACAGGTAGCCAAGGGTGAAGTACAGTACAGAAGAATCAAGAAGTTCTGAGGAAgaatttttggcatttttaaagcataGAAATTGTTTCTCTCAAGTGCTCCAAATTAGCCAAAAGTCATAAACCACTGAAGATCAcctatttaacaaaaaatctGGAACTGCTTTTACACATCTTCTGCCAAGCAGGTGTGGTTTGCCTCTGTCCCTAAAGTGGTAAGGAACACTGATAGTGAAGCCCTTTGTGCCTTTCTCAGGTTACTGCTTTCCAGGCTCCGAATTGGGGTGAGACAGGTGCAGGTGCCAGGGACACTGACAGGACAGTTACCTCATGGTGATGCCTTCCGTTTcagcttttatgtttttcagattctgtgctgttTAGGGTacagttctgagcctcatattaagtgctgGTAAGCTCTCTtcagagtaggtagacaaaacaaatccttttcccgCTGAAGacaaggacaactttcaggcccaaagCATAAAACGGTGGACTGTGATCAAGATTAGCAAGAATGTGTGTTTATATTTCTTAGTTGGGTCCTATTCCCATTTTATTATTCCAGCTCACTGTATGTAGGAAGCAACAGATATTTAGTCATGCTTCAAAATCTGTATATAGTTGTATAGAATTGTTCTGATTCcattaaaaatgagaagttaaaaaaacccccatggTCATGAagtattacatttttataagttttggtccgtTTGCATCATagggtttaattgtccaataACAACATCAGGTTGTGAGatcccatccttcttgttcctccctccagtcCCCCACTGTTAATGCTTTGGGCCTGAGACTCAGAGCTACTCCCCTCAGAACATTTGGgcatatgaggctcagaactacacccctaggcagcacaggatctgaaaaacaagaaagctcaaacttaaggcatcaatgGCAGagcagtttttctgctttccctgccctcACCTCTTTTTTGAACAGCACtaacaaaaaccacaacaatgAGGAAAAACTACTTACTTCTATCTGGAGTTCTGTTCTAGACAGGCCTGTTCTTTTGTGTGTAGCATAACTTTTCTAAAATACAAGTTTCATGGGAACTCCATCTGAGCTCTGGAGGAAAGATGGCAGGACGAGATAATGCAGGTGCCATGTGCACCAAGTTCAGTTTCCTGATTGGCACAGATGGATATAATTACTACTTACCCCTGCAGCTCGACtggattatttatttgcttagaaaaatattcagaagatTCAGATTCCcgtttttaaataattttcagactGCAATATATGTTTTAGATAAACTCCCACAACATGAAGTCTTAATACTGAACGACAAGCTGAACAGAGAACAGCAtaaggcagcagagctgcagcagcagctggactAAAGCTGAGAAACTGTCAACATTCTGGGTCAAGGGTTTGGTACCTGGCAGCAACTCAGCAGGAAGCTGCTTCCCAAGAACTGCTAGCCACATTAAGCTATGAGACCCATCACAAGGATAAGGATGTCACCTTTCATTGtgccttttttgtctttttctttctgtgttccAGAGAATAACCTTCTCCATGTTGGTTTTCAGAAATTAAGTATTGTATGAATTACTATTAGGGAGTGGAAAAGGCGAGGGAGAACGACAGTGTGGTCCCATTTTCAGTGGGATATGTGCTGGCAGTTTTGTGCCCAtcctcccacctgccccagGCAGCATGGAATAGGTCCAGAGGCCGACACTGGAAGCAACAGACAATATAAGGTTTTACCTGGCTTGTCTCCTCAAGCACTTGGAGTTCGTGGTATGCAACATTAAAAGCTACTCCACTATGTCAATGCTACTTCTAACGTTAAATAGCTGAATAACAACTCTCTAACTTACCAAATACACATAAAAATGTACTTTGCAGACATTCCACCAGAGAACCGTAGGTCCCAAATAACACACAAGAGTCAATTCACAGTATCTTGCCTTAAGACAAAGTGCCCTACAAAGGAAACCGTATCTAAAAAGCCACACAAACTTTACAACAAATCCTTTCTTAGTAGGAAGACATTTATACTAATCTGTGGGAGATCTTAGTGATTGTGAAAACGTGGTATTGGCTTAAAGCAAGCACAGCTTTCCACCACCATGCCAAAGCAAGATCAACTGAACTGCtcccctcctggagctgaggagaTGCTGCCCCTGGGAGTGGTcagggttttgcttttgttcgTTTTCTACATCGGTGTAGTCACAGGGCTAGATCATCCCtatgaagcaaaggaaaactttATTCTGGTTCTTGTGAGAGATTCAGAGTTCTTAGCTCTGTTATTTCTGAGTGGATGAAGGAAAGAAGTGTCTGTCACTGCTCTGGCAGGAGATAAAGTGTAATACAAAGTAGTAGTGTAGCATTAAGCTATGATGTTTCTTTGCCTTACAACCACTAGTTTGTGTGACAGTGCTAAACGTTAATCTACTGCTACACAGGAACAGGGAATCTAGCTGATAACTAACTAGCCTGTGAACTACAGGGCTACCAGCCAATCCAAAACATTCATTTTGAGTGCTCAAGAAACACATCAGTTTAAGGGGTCTTCTGACATTCATATGAAGTGTGTTCTTGACTAACAGATAAGGTTATGGCTGAGAGGAGAGAGTCTTGTATTTTGCTCTGTGTTcatctatttcttcttttgtttttctgatacAACTAAAAATCTCCTGGAACAGTGCTTTATATTCAGGGGGAGCATTTGTGGAAGAGTCACTTAGCTCAGCAACTGTGAATTCTTGATTGCTAGCTGAAAGATCATACTGGGTGTTTCCCACATTTAGGTCTTTGGAGTACTGCTTCAGTGTTTGTACAGCCTTGTGTTTCAAAGAATCTTCATCCATTTGACATTTCTTCAAAAGTTCCTCATACTTCACCTTCAGAGCATTGTACTGAGCATCAACTTCATTGAGTACAGAGATTCCTCGCTGCTTCACAGCTTCAGCTCTCCTAATACACGTTTCTTCATGGCCCCTGAGAATgtctgccccagcagcactgctcaggagGCTTTCACTGCTGCTCCGTTTCAGTGCCTTCTTCTCAAGCTCCGATACTGTCAGAAGTCCATCATCTGCCAGGCTCTGACCAAGCTCCCTGTCTAGAGATTCCTTGAATGAAATGAAGAAGGATTCTGGCACCAATTTCTCTGCATTATGGAGTGTGTTTTCAGACTGAAGTATCTGTCGCATTTCAGCCACTTCCGCTTCCAGCTCCTCCGCACGAGCCCGATACAAGTCACTATCGACCAGCCTCCGCTCCAGGTCACAGTTCTCTTTCACCATTAGACTGTATTCCTCTTCCATGGTTaccctcttctctttctctagGTTCAGCTGGGCCTGCAGAACTGTCACTGCCTTCTTTAACTTCTCGTTTTCTTCTTCTAGAGGACTTAGCTGACTATCCATCGAAGTAATCTTTTCTGCAAAGACGTGATCATAAACGAAATAcctgcagaaacaaaatacGGACTATTAAACATAGGAAATACAGCTGACCACACCTAAAGTTTTCTTGTCCTGGGTAACTAATGACATATTTAAACTGTGTGCTAACACACTTCAGAGCACTAACAGGGGCCATCGCAATAACCAATCAGTTGATTTAGTAATAAGAACGGAGTTTGTAAGGACTTACATGCCATCAAACTAAGCTCACAGCTTAGGCAGAATGGCAGCTTGTTAACCATTTCATGTTACAGACAAGCTGATTGAATAATGTAAATTTTGTGAAcatcaggtaattttttttccagcttgtcCAGTATCTGTGCTCATGTCTTAGGTCTTGAAgttttgcttaaaatattttcagtgttctttACTATGTAAGGTGAAAAGTCTTACTGGCGGAGGTCATACAGCTCCTTCAAACATGAGAAACTGTGCATTGATCTTGGCTGCTCAGATCTCTCCTGGCTCATCCGGCCTCGTCCAGGCTTCTTCAGCTCTTCTACTTGTCGCTGCAGGTCATCTATGTGTGTTTGTAGACTTTCAATAGTCTCTGTCAAGCTAAAAGGTGAAAAGacctttaaataaaactaaCCTTTCAATTTGCCAATATTGCAGAACATCACTAGACAGAGACAAGACACCCAGTACCTACACAAATACACCTGGACCGCTCTTATTGATAGTaacagctgggagggaggaatCTGTTAAAGTTTGTTACCTTATTATCTTTTGTTGTGAAGCTCTACTCTCTGCAACCAGTTTTTGATTAGTGTCTTCCAGTTCTCTTGCTGTCACATCCAGTTGTTCATAGACTTTTGCATGCTGGTCATTCATCTGCCGCAAGAGCTCCACTTGCTTTGTGAGGTACTGCAAGACAGTTTGCTGTTACTGGCTTACTCTTGAAACACAAGCTGCAGCTCCTACTCATTTGTGTTCACATTCAGAGAGAAACTCCTGAGTTTTCCAAACGtaaatttctgtgtttgctttgctaAGCTGAAGAGACACTACCAGTAACTCTCTAGGCAGCTTGCCCTTATCATAGAGGACACCACCTCTATGCTCCATCAGCATAGAGGACACACTGCTGATGAAGCAGCCCTtacctggaggagctgggttCGATGGTGCCAGCTGTCTTTATCTGTGCCCACACCTTCTGcatggggctgtgctgcagtcagCACTGAGAGCCTTTAGGCTCCAACACAGCCCTTACCTGTCCACTGTGTCCTAAAAGGCTGCAGTGTGCTCCAACAGAAATTTCTTAACTGTGTCGAGCCAACACCCTTCTCAGcattaaaactgaaatactgGGTAGCATCATCCataattaaatgtattttcaccTGACCTAAGTTCTCCCAGTCTGAAAACCAGCATTAGGTTCAGCACAGCAGAATTTAGGCTGTGGTCACTCTTTAAACAGTAAGTGGGCTAATATGTGTCAGGAAGTATAATCAAGTTATTGAATTcaaatcttaaaaattactCACTGGGAACTATTCCAGTTACTGTAATCCCAAACAAAGCTCTCCtggccttttttaaaaaataaagcctcACATGAAGTATTCTCAATTTAATCCTCTTGGGTTTTACAATTAACTACACAGACTGTTTAATTTCCTGAATAACATCAGAAAGCTTGGAATTCTTAGTCTGAGCAGTTCACAATCACCTACAGCTCTTTAAAAAAGTGTCTTATATTCTCCTACCCGGGACAAGGGTATTTACATGAGACAGGTTTTTTCTGAGTCTAACCCCctaattctgaaatattttgttcttatatagaatttgtattttacaaTATATTCTGTATTGCTACATGTTACTTTCTTAAAACTAAGCTTCAAGAAGGAACATCCAGCAAACTCTTAGGCAGAATTACTTCTCTTTACATAGGCCTGTTACATACTCAAAACTTCTAATATTCTACTTAACCTTTTACCTCATTAAAAGATTGGTGGGTTTACATTTTAGGCAATTTAAGAACAGATAATAAGTTAATCTAGGACTAGTAACTGCTCCATACAGACTTCTAGAAGATCAACATGATAGCTGTTGGCGAGATCCTTTTGTAGCCTGTGCACACATGACAGAGGATTTACACAAAAATAGAACATAGATTAGCAGTAGAATCTCAATGTGACCCATTTCAGATTAACTTTCCCTATTGGTTATAGCTGAAGAAAGGAGCTGGAGATCCTCAGACTTTCTTCAGCAATACAAGTGTGGCTAACCACTGGAGCCAAGGCTTTGGTGCCTGAAGAAATGTTGCCACTTATTACAGTGTGTTTTTGCAGATGTTCAGGATGTGCACTTCCTCCACCTTCCACCTCCAGTATCTTCAGGGCTGGTGTCCAGTTGGCCTTGCATAACCAGGCCACCAAAGATGATGTAAGAAATACTTGAAGTTCACATTTAATCTGTCCCCTACAACCGAGCACCTAA
Encoded proteins:
- the CDR2 gene encoding cerebellar degeneration-related protein 2 yields the protein MLADSLVEEFEIREDEPWYDQQDLQQDLHLAAELGKTLLDRNTELEESLQQMYATNQEQLQEIEYLTKQVELLRQMNDQHAKVYEQLDVTARELEDTNQKLVAESRASQQKIISLTETIESLQTHIDDLQRQVEELKKPGRGRMSQERSEQPRSMHSFSCLKELYDLRQYFVYDHVFAEKITSMDSQLSPLEEENEKLKKAVTVLQAQLNLEKEKRVTMEEEYSLMVKENCDLERRLVDSDLYRARAEELEAEVAEMRQILQSENTLHNAEKLVPESFFISFKESLDRELGQSLADDGLLTVSELEKKALKRSSSESLLSSAAGADILRGHEETCIRRAEAVKQRGISVLNEVDAQYNALKVKYEELLKKCQMDEDSLKHKAVQTLKQYSKDLNVGNTQYDLSASNQEFTVAELSDSSTNAPPEYKALFQEIFSCIRKTKEEIDEHRAKYKTLSSQP